From Longimicrobiales bacterium:
GCTCGATCGGAACGCCCCACACGGCCCCGACGATGCCGAACACCAGCACCGCGAAGAGGAAATTCATGATGACGCCGGCCGAGATCACCAGCATGCGCGCGGGCAGCGACTTCGCGTCGAAGTGCCGCGGGCTCGGCTGCTTCCCCTCGGCGCGCGGCGAGTCCGTCTGCCCCTCGACCATCTCGAGCTCTTCCATCCCGGCCATCTTCACGTAGCCGCCGAGCGGGAGCAGCGAGACGACGTACTCGGTTTCGCCGCGGCGGAACCCGAACAGGCGGGGACCGAAGCCGATCGAGAAGCGCGGCACCTCGATGTCCACGGCCTTGGCCGTGAGCAGGTGCCCGAGCTCGTGCACCAGGATCAGGACCCCGATGACGATGATGAACGCGACGACTGGATTGGTCAGAATATCGATCAGGACATCCATGAGGCCTTCAGCGCTTCTTCCGCGGCCGCGCGCGCGGCCTGATCTGCAGCGTGAATGGTTTCGACGGAGTCGACCCGTGCCGGCACGTGCTGCGCCAGCACCCGCTCGACGGTCTCGGCGATGCCGCCGAACGGAATGTGCCCCGCGAGGAATCCGGCAACCGCGATCTCGTTGGCAGCGTTGTACACCGCGGGTGCGGTTCCGCCCTCACGCCCCGCCGCGCAGCCCAGAGAGAACATCGGAAAGCGCCGGTCGTCGATGCGCTCGAACGTCAGCGGCCCGGCGGTGACGGGATCGAAGCGTCGCGTGCCCGTGTCCGCGCGCCGCTCCGGCCAGGTGAGCGCGTACAGGATCGGCAGCTCCATCGTCGGGAAGCCAAGCTGTGCGAGCACGGAGCCGTCCGCGGTCTCGATCATCGAATGAATGATCGACTGCGGGTGCACGACGGCTTCGATCCGCTCGTACGGCATGTCGAACAGGAAATGCGCTTCGATCACTTCCAGCGCCTTGTTCGCAAGCGTCGCCGAATCGATCGTGATCTTCGCACCCATGTCCCACGTGGGGTGCTGCAGCGCCTGCTCCGGTGTCGCAGAACCGAGTGCGGCGGCCGGCCAGTCGCGGAAGGGACCTCCCGATGCGGTCAGCACCAGCCGCTGTACCGTATCGCGATCGATGCCTGCGAGACACTGCAGGATCGCGCTGTGCTCGCTGTCGATCGGGATCAGCTCACCGCCGCCGCGCCGCAGTGCCTCCAGCACCAGCGGTCCACCGGCGACGAGCGACTCCTTGTTCGCCAGGGCGAGCCGCTTCCCTGCATTCAGTGCCGCGAGCGTCGCGTCCAGCCCTGCAGCACCCACCACGGCGTTGATGACGATGTCGGCGTCAGGGTGCGTTGCTGCCTCGAGCAGCGCTGCGCGCCCCGTCGCGAGCTGGACACCGTTGAAGCTCGTGCCGTTGAGACAGTCCTCGTCGACGAGCGCCGCCAGTGCGGGACGGTGCTCCGCGCACAGCGTCGCGAGCTCGGGTGCGCTCCGGTGTGCGGCGAGTGCAACGACGCGGAACTCGTCACGATGCCGGTTCAGCACCGCGAGTGCGCTCCGGCCTATCGAGCCGGTGCAGCCGAGAATCGCAACGCCACGCATCAGCCGCCCAGTGCCGCCGGGAGCGTGAGCCGCAGGAACCAGTACATCAGCGGCAGCGTGAAGAGCAGCGCGTCGAAGCGATCGAGCACGCCACCGTGACCGGGCAGCAGCGCGCCTGAATCCTTGACGCCCGCCTCGCGCTTGAGCAGCGATTCGGCCAGGTCGCCGATCTGTGCGGTGATCGAGACCAGCAGCCCCGCAAGGGCACCGAGCAGCAGCGGATACTCCACGCCGAGCCAGGCGCCCAGGATCAGCCAGGCGTACAGGGCTCCCATGACCGTCGTGCCTACGACGCTGCTGATTGCGCCTTCGACCGTTTTGCCGGGGCTCACGGCCGGGATCAGCTTGTGGCGCCCCCACGCGCGGCCACCGAAGTATGCGAACGTGTCGCCGAGCCAGGTCAGCGCGATCGGCATCGCCAGCAGGATCGCTCCGCCTGTCGCGGTGCCGACAGCGCTGCCGGCGCCCGACCATGTGGGATCGTTGCCTAGCCCGCGCAGCGCCACCGCGTAGCTGAGCCCGCCGCCGACGAGCAGTGCACCGAAGATCGTGATCGCACTCGAGGCGAGCGGGCGACCTGCAACACCGCGGCGCCAGATCACCAGGGCTGCGGCAAGTAGCGTCGCGCCGATCAGCAGCGCCCAGGACAGCGGCGCACGATCGATGGCCGACGCTTCCGCCAGCAGCACGAACAGACCTGCAAGCGGTGCACCGACGCCGTCCAGCGGCGAGACGCCACCCGCTTCGGCCATGCGGTACAGCTCGCGCGCGCCCATTGCGGCAATGACCGCGAGGATCAACGCAAGGACCCACCCACCGATGTAGAGGACGACGACGGCCAGGGGAATGCCGATGGCCGCAACCGCGACACGCTTGCCGAGCTCGCTCGCCATGTCAGCCGACGCTGACGCGACCGAACCGGCGCTCGCGCTTCTGGAAATCGTCGATTGCCTCGAACAGGATGTCGCGGCTGAAGTCCGGCCACAGCACGGGCGTGATGTACAGCTCCGTGTACGCAAGCTGCCACAGCATGAAGTTGCTGATACGCTGCTCGCCGGAAGTGCGGATCAGCAGATCCGGATCCGGAAGTCCCGCCGTGTACAGCTCGCTCGCGACGTCCGCTTCGGTGATGTCCTCCGGTGACAGCTCACCATTCCGGACGCGCGTCGCCAGGCGCTGCGCCGCCCGCACCAGCTCCGCCCGGCCGCCATAGCTGATCATCAGGTTGAGCTGCAGGCAGTCGCAGTCCGCGGTCAGTCGCTGGATCTCGGCGACCGCCCGTCGCGGGCCCGGTGGCAGCCGGTCCGTCTGGCCGAAGATGCGCACGCGCACC
This genomic window contains:
- a CDS encoding site-2 protease family protein — its product is MDVLIDILTNPVVAFIIVIGVLILVHELGHLLTAKAVDIEVPRFSIGFGPRLFGFRRGETEYVVSLLPLGGYVKMAGMEELEMVEGQTDSPRAEGKQPSPRHFDAKSLPARMLVISAGVIMNFLFAVLVFGIVGAVWGVPIEPPAVLGGVTEEYLNEGTESLVAVPRGTRIVSIGGEAVE
- a CDS encoding phosphatidate cytidylyltransferase; this translates as MASELGKRVAVAAIGIPLAVVVLYIGGWVLALILAVIAAMGARELYRMAEAGGVSPLDGVGAPLAGLFVLLAEASAIDRAPLSWALLIGATLLAAALVIWRRGVAGRPLASSAITIFGALLVGGGLSYAVALRGLGNDPTWSGAGSAVGTATGGAILLAMPIALTWLGDTFAYFGGRAWGRHKLIPAVSPGKTVEGAISSVVGTTVMGALYAWLILGAWLGVEYPLLLGALAGLLVSITAQIGDLAESLLKREAGVKDSGALLPGHGGVLDRFDALLFTLPLMYWFLRLTLPAALGG
- the uppS gene encoding polyprenyl diphosphate synthase, yielding GVRVLTLYAFSQENWNRPAAEVAALMRLLQRYLVKEREELQSQGVRVRIFGQTDRLPPGPRRAVAEIQRLTADCDCLQLNLMISYGGRAELVRAAQRLATRVRNGELSPEDITEADVASELYTAGLPDPDLLIRTSGEQRISNFMLWQLAYTELYITPVLWPDFSRDILFEAIDDFQKRERRFGRVSVG
- the dxr gene encoding 1-deoxy-D-xylulose-5-phosphate reductoisomerase gives rise to the protein MRGVAILGCTGSIGRSALAVLNRHRDEFRVVALAAHRSAPELATLCAEHRPALAALVDEDCLNGTSFNGVQLATGRAALLEAATHPDADIVINAVVGAAGLDATLAALNAGKRLALANKESLVAGGPLVLEALRRGGGELIPIDSEHSAILQCLAGIDRDTVQRLVLTASGGPFRDWPAAALGSATPEQALQHPTWDMGAKITIDSATLANKALEVIEAHFLFDMPYERIEAVVHPQSIIHSMIETADGSVLAQLGFPTMELPILYALTWPERRADTGTRRFDPVTAGPLTFERIDDRRFPMFSLGCAAGREGGTAPAVYNAANEIAVAGFLAGHIPFGGIAETVERVLAQHVPARVDSVETIHAADQAARAAAEEALKASWMS